In Deinococcus maricopensis DSM 21211, one genomic interval encodes:
- a CDS encoding trimeric intracellular cation channel family protein, whose translation MNVDALPLPDLQVGLRVLDLVGIFAFSLSGALLGVRKRFDLFGVVVLGCVSAVGGGSIRDTLTGNVPPIYLRDETYLWVAIAGAVLGFLVGPRLERFDRTLSVFDTMGLALFAVSGALGGIGLGYGPLGVVFVGAISGVGGGIIRDLLAHEVPQVLYRRDQLYATAAGAGALVVYALHGKLPNLAVQLIGAALVVALRWLSRRGVVKLPVRRLPSDS comes from the coding sequence ATGAACGTGGACGCGCTGCCGCTGCCGGATTTGCAGGTGGGGCTGCGGGTGCTGGACCTGGTGGGGATTTTCGCGTTCAGCCTGTCGGGGGCGCTGTTGGGGGTGCGCAAGCGCTTCGATCTGTTCGGCGTGGTGGTGCTGGGCTGCGTGTCGGCGGTGGGGGGCGGGTCGATTCGGGATACGCTCACGGGGAACGTCCCGCCGATCTACCTGCGGGATGAGACGTACCTGTGGGTGGCGATTGCGGGCGCGGTGCTGGGGTTTCTGGTGGGGCCGCGCCTGGAGCGGTTCGATCGGACGCTGAGCGTGTTCGACACGATGGGGCTGGCGTTGTTCGCGGTGTCGGGCGCGCTGGGCGGTATCGGGTTGGGGTACGGGCCGCTGGGGGTGGTGTTCGTCGGGGCGATCAGTGGCGTGGGTGGGGGGATCATCCGGGACCTGCTGGCGCACGAGGTGCCGCAGGTGCTGTACCGGCGTGATCAGCTGTACGCGACGGCGGCGGGGGCGGGGGCACTGGTGGTGTACGCGCTGCATGGGAAGCTGCCGAACCTCGCGGTGCAGCTGATCGGCGCGGCGCTGGTGGTGGCGTTGCGGTGGTTGTCGCGGCGGGGCGTGGTGAAGCTGCCGGTGCGGCGCCTGCCGAGCGATTCGTGA
- a CDS encoding MOFRL family protein, with the protein MIGSGRLALDAAARALEDAGYAARVWRDDVTGDALTAAHDHARLAADLQPGEALLSGGETTVTVPAAAGRGGRNTTFLLALALAAPPGLYALAADTDGVDGTAGAAGAVLTPDTLARAAHLGLNAPAHLARGDAGGFFHALGDALLTGPTGTNVNDLRVLLRTP; encoded by the coding sequence GTGATCGGCAGTGGCCGCCTCGCACTCGACGCCGCCGCGCGCGCCCTCGAGGACGCCGGGTACGCCGCGCGCGTCTGGCGTGACGACGTCACCGGCGACGCCCTCACCGCCGCGCACGACCACGCCCGCCTCGCCGCGGACCTGCAGCCCGGCGAGGCCCTCCTGAGCGGCGGGGAAACGACCGTGACCGTCCCCGCCGCCGCCGGGCGCGGCGGACGCAACACCACCTTCCTGCTCGCGCTCGCCCTCGCCGCGCCGCCCGGCCTGTACGCCCTCGCCGCCGACACGGACGGCGTGGACGGCACCGCGGGCGCGGCCGGCGCGGTCCTCACGCCCGACACACTCGCCCGCGCCGCCCACCTCGGCCTGAACGCGCCCGCGCACCTCGCCCGCGGCGACGCCGGCGGCTTCTTCCACGCGCTCGGCGACGCCCTCCTGACCGGACCGACCGGCACGAACGTCAACGACCTGCGCGTGCTGCTCCGCACGCCCTGA
- a CDS encoding phosphotransferase enzyme family protein, with protein MTHDALITAALHPYGLSGAPFTVLRTLGNVVARVDTPDGPRGLRVCRSSVTRERLHEEFRVLAAARAAGLDVPEPLPDVTGDPLPRAQGRDVALFRWVPGEGAGAHMSEAVAAQLGTLSAHLHAALRALGQPHPWYGPTHDAAWLSGPASWWATRADRDLGAHACARMAPAIAACAQHLAHHAAEMQVIHADLHFGNALVRADGTVAAIDFDMCAVGLPAFDLAVTEGEFEDFDHPDALKAAFRGAYAAASGAPYPQGVALMRVAASVAFLEWVFTSANDEVRTQKLRWVPRLIDRVAARAPGARQGGPTGSAGPRP; from the coding sequence GTGACCCACGACGCCCTGATCACCGCCGCGCTCCACCCCTACGGCCTGAGCGGCGCGCCCTTCACGGTCCTGCGGACGCTCGGCAACGTCGTCGCCCGCGTGGACACTCCGGACGGCCCGCGCGGCCTGCGCGTCTGCCGCTCCTCCGTGACACGCGAGCGCCTGCACGAGGAATTCCGCGTCCTGGCGGCTGCCCGCGCCGCCGGACTGGACGTCCCCGAACCCCTCCCGGACGTCACCGGCGACCCCCTCCCGCGCGCGCAGGGCCGCGACGTCGCGCTGTTCCGCTGGGTGCCCGGCGAGGGCGCCGGCGCGCACATGAGCGAAGCGGTCGCCGCGCAGCTCGGCACGCTCAGCGCGCACCTGCACGCGGCCCTGCGCGCGCTCGGCCAGCCGCACCCCTGGTACGGCCCCACGCATGACGCCGCGTGGCTGAGCGGCCCGGCTTCCTGGTGGGCCACCCGCGCCGACCGCGACCTGGGCGCGCACGCCTGCGCGCGCATGGCTCCCGCCATTGCGGCGTGCGCGCAGCACCTCGCCCACCACGCCGCCGAAATGCAGGTGATCCACGCCGACCTGCACTTCGGGAACGCCCTCGTGCGCGCGGACGGCACCGTCGCCGCCATCGACTTCGACATGTGCGCCGTTGGCCTGCCCGCCTTCGACCTCGCCGTGACCGAGGGGGAATTCGAGGACTTCGATCACCCGGACGCCCTGAAAGCGGCGTTTCGCGGCGCGTACGCCGCCGCGAGCGGCGCGCCCTACCCGCAGGGTGTGGCGCTCATGCGGGTCGCCGCGAGCGTGGCGTTCCTCGAATGGGTGTTCACGAGCGCGAACGACGAGGTCCGCACCCAGAAGCTCCGCTGGGTGCCGCGCCTCATCGACCGCGTCGCCGCCCGCGCCCCCGGGGCGCGGCAGGGTGGACCGACCGGCTCTGCAGGACCGCGTCCGTAA
- a CDS encoding P1 family peptidase, whose amino-acid sequence MTNTTLTGIPGFRVGHWTDPVGRTGCTVILCPDEGAVASGSFLGPSPGTREGVLLAPEKKVERVHALLLTGGSAFGLSAATGVVRVLEERGVGHPTPAARVPIVPAAVIYDLLVGSAAARPDAASGEAAARAASDAPVPRGQVGAGTGATCGKYLGPAHTAPGGLGSVLVERHGVRVGALAVVNPIGDVLDAAGRVIGGPGVGPGAAAFTPGDVESTTLVAVVTAHLLGKAEARRLADAAQTAMARVIRPSHTAWDGDAAFVLSAGTQPPADPMLLGALVQDAVAAAITDAVLQSRSVHPAAPRGRGRRRGR is encoded by the coding sequence ATGACGAACACCACGCTGACCGGCATTCCCGGCTTCCGGGTGGGGCACTGGACGGACCCGGTGGGCCGCACGGGCTGCACCGTCATCCTGTGCCCGGACGAGGGCGCGGTCGCGAGCGGCAGTTTCCTGGGGCCCAGCCCCGGCACGCGCGAGGGCGTGCTGCTCGCGCCGGAAAAGAAGGTGGAGCGCGTGCACGCGCTGCTGCTCACGGGCGGCAGCGCGTTCGGGCTGAGCGCCGCCACGGGCGTGGTGCGCGTGCTGGAGGAACGCGGCGTGGGCCACCCCACCCCGGCGGCGCGGGTGCCCATCGTGCCGGCCGCGGTGATCTACGACCTGCTGGTCGGCAGCGCGGCTGCCCGCCCGGACGCCGCGAGTGGCGAGGCGGCAGCGCGCGCCGCGTCGGACGCGCCCGTGCCGCGCGGGCAGGTGGGCGCCGGGACGGGCGCCACCTGCGGGAAGTACCTGGGTCCGGCGCACACCGCGCCGGGCGGGCTGGGCAGTGTGCTGGTGGAGCGGCATGGCGTCCGCGTGGGCGCGCTGGCGGTCGTGAACCCCATCGGCGACGTGCTGGACGCCGCGGGCCGCGTGATCGGCGGGCCGGGCGTGGGGCCGGGCGCGGCCGCGTTCACGCCGGGAGACGTGGAGAGCACGACGCTGGTGGCGGTCGTCACGGCGCACCTGCTCGGCAAGGCCGAGGCGCGGCGCCTCGCGGACGCCGCGCAGACCGCCATGGCGCGCGTAATCCGCCCCAGCCACACCGCCTGGGACGGCGACGCGGCGTTCGTGCTGAGTGCAGGCACGCAGCCGCCCGCCGATCCGATGCTGCTGGGCGCGCTGGTGCAGGACGCCGTGGCAGCGGCCATTACGGACGCGGTCCTGCAGAGCCGGTCGGTCCACCCTGCCGCGCCCCGGGGGCGCGGGCGGCGACGCGGTCGATGA
- a CDS encoding M20/M25/M40 family metallo-hydrolase: MNNEDLTPFIEGGLRDLAALVRLESVSAQGRMLPEAADAVTRLLEAEGFTVRRYAGQVAPVLIAEAGEGPRTLLIYNHYDVQPEDPVELWDSPPFTLTARDGRLYGRGASDDKGEFMSRLAGLRALRARHGGTLPLRVKWLLEGEEEVGSPSLDAFVRAHAEELRADGVWWEFGSITPEGRPVLYAGLKGIVCVELRCRVADSDLHSSNGAVVDNPLWRLARAVASIRDEQGRVTIPGFHDDVRPASAADEAAIAALPGAGEALTRTYGVTRPLGAPEEYHQRLNLMPVVNVNGFHGGYGGAGSKTVLPAEGVVKLDFRLVPDQDPDRVVQLLRAHLDAQGLGDVQIVELESHQFPARSDLADPFVRTAVSVAERVYGQAPLLNPSSGGSGPMHPFMAAVGAPVVALGIGNVGGRVHAPNENILRRDFESGVRFALEFMDALGEHA, from the coding sequence ATGAACAATGAGGATCTGACGCCGTTCATTGAGGGTGGGTTGCGGGATCTGGCGGCGCTGGTGCGCCTGGAGAGCGTGTCCGCGCAGGGCCGCATGCTGCCCGAGGCGGCGGACGCCGTCACGCGCCTGCTGGAGGCCGAGGGGTTCACGGTGCGCCGGTACGCGGGGCAGGTCGCGCCGGTGCTGATCGCGGAGGCGGGCGAGGGCCCCCGCACGCTGCTGATCTACAACCACTACGACGTGCAGCCCGAAGACCCCGTGGAGTTGTGGGACAGCCCGCCGTTCACGCTCACGGCGCGGGACGGGCGCCTGTACGGGCGGGGCGCGTCGGACGACAAGGGAGAGTTCATGTCGCGCCTCGCGGGCCTGCGGGCGTTGCGCGCACGGCACGGTGGGACGCTGCCGCTGCGCGTGAAGTGGCTGCTGGAGGGCGAGGAGGAGGTCGGCAGCCCCAGCTTGGACGCGTTCGTGCGGGCGCACGCCGAAGAGCTGCGTGCGGACGGCGTGTGGTGGGAGTTCGGGTCGATCACGCCGGAGGGCCGCCCGGTGCTGTACGCCGGCCTGAAAGGCATCGTGTGCGTGGAGTTGCGCTGCCGCGTGGCGGACAGCGACCTGCACTCCAGCAACGGCGCGGTGGTGGACAACCCGCTGTGGCGCCTGGCGCGCGCGGTGGCGTCCATCCGCGATGAGCAGGGTCGCGTGACCATTCCCGGGTTCCACGACGACGTGCGGCCCGCGAGCGCGGCGGACGAGGCGGCCATCGCGGCGCTGCCAGGCGCGGGCGAGGCGCTCACGCGCACGTACGGCGTCACGCGCCCGCTCGGCGCGCCCGAGGAGTACCATCAGCGCCTGAACCTGATGCCGGTCGTGAACGTGAACGGCTTCCACGGCGGGTACGGCGGCGCCGGCAGCAAGACCGTACTGCCCGCCGAGGGGGTCGTGAAGCTCGATTTCCGCCTCGTGCCGGACCAGGACCCGGACCGCGTCGTGCAGCTGCTGCGCGCGCACCTGGACGCGCAGGGCCTCGGGGACGTGCAGATCGTGGAGCTCGAATCGCACCAGTTCCCGGCGCGCAGCGACCTCGCCGACCCGTTCGTGCGTACGGCCGTGAGCGTCGCGGAGCGCGTGTACGGGCAGGCGCCGCTGCTCAACCCCTCCTCGGGCGGGAGCGGCCCGATGCACCCGTTCATGGCGGCGGTGGGCGCGCCGGTGGTGGCGCTCGGCATCGGGAATGTCGGGGGGCGCGTGCACGCTCCGAACGAGAACATCCTGCGGCGCGATTTCGAGTCGGGCGTGCGGTTCGCGCTGGAATTCATGGACGCCCTCGGCGAGCACGCCTGA
- a CDS encoding M48 family metallopeptidase — protein sequence MPPRAQPPAPTLDVTVAGVPVQVVVSPRRRTAALQVKPGTVTLRVPPGTDTARLAQFIETRRDWITAHLQRFQARADATPAYTFRSGETLPYLGETLTLHVTPTAARAWRDGHTLHAPTHDTRAHVEAWYRHEALRVMTPMTHAYAARISRHVRAVKLTDARTRWGSCTSGGVIRLNWRVLLGPPAVMTYLVAHEVAHLREMNHSARYWRVVAGLMPDYQAARAYLRAHGHTFTLEP from the coding sequence GTGCCCCCGCGCGCCCAGCCGCCCGCCCCCACCCTCGACGTTACCGTCGCGGGCGTCCCCGTGCAGGTCGTCGTGTCCCCACGGCGCCGCACCGCCGCGCTGCAGGTCAAACCCGGCACCGTCACCCTGCGCGTCCCCCCCGGCACCGACACCGCCCGCCTCGCGCAGTTCATCGAAACGCGCCGCGACTGGATCACCGCGCACCTGCAACGCTTCCAGGCCCGCGCGGACGCCACCCCCGCCTACACCTTCCGCAGCGGCGAGACCCTCCCGTACCTCGGCGAGACCCTCACCCTGCACGTCACGCCCACCGCCGCGCGCGCCTGGCGCGACGGGCACACCCTGCACGCCCCCACGCACGACACGCGCGCGCACGTGGAAGCCTGGTACCGGCACGAGGCGCTGCGCGTCATGACGCCCATGACGCACGCGTACGCCGCGCGCATCAGCCGGCACGTCCGCGCCGTGAAACTCACGGACGCCCGCACCCGCTGGGGCTCTTGCACGTCGGGCGGCGTCATCCGCCTGAACTGGCGCGTGCTGCTCGGCCCGCCCGCCGTCATGACGTACCTCGTCGCGCACGAGGTCGCGCACCTGCGCGAAATGAACCACAGCGCCCGCTACTGGCGCGTCGTCGCAGGCTTGATGCCGGACTACCAAGCGGCCCGCGCGTACCTGCGCGCGCACGGGCACACCTTCACGCTCGAGCCCTGA
- a CDS encoding alpha-amylase family glycosyl hydrolase: MPRTLITLLSSALLLAACGQPTTPATHSSLTTQALSGTTIDTWRKQVIYLALPDRFSNGNTGNDSAGQPNCFDRASATKFHGGDLQGLRSKLGYLRDLGATTLWLTPVYKQVGLVNGNSCGYHGYWPDYTNPNDTAIEPKLGTASDLTGLISDLHAGGQKFMMDMVANHAGYGARIVTQQPGWFHNNCTGDDVNCPLAGLPDFRQEDSAVAAYLTGLSQAWTSAYAIDGIRMDTAKHVPLNYWQTSWVPGVLQTRPNTFLLAEAFLDGSASQLRPFLDAGFDSTFAFPTRSALVSSVARNGSLDLLAGKVQDTLGTLGLNRALLQVNLLDNHDVQRFLNEPGYGVPETDIRARYSLALTALMTIPGIPQLYYGDELGMYGGNDPDNRRDMPAWAWTDAGRATAQSGYLAGGGTPKTTYDLTKQLIGIRTGNEALWKGGYAELWRPNGGQNALAFYRSSGASRMVVVLNLSDTTANLPLDLQGNGGISSTDKTYLVNGRTFTDLLGRGAPATTTVSGGKLNVSVPARTAAIYRAN, encoded by the coding sequence ATGCCCCGAACCCTCATCACCCTGCTGTCTAGCGCACTGCTGCTCGCCGCCTGCGGCCAGCCCACCACCCCCGCAACGCACAGCTCCCTGACCACGCAGGCCCTCAGCGGTACCACCATCGACACCTGGCGCAAACAGGTCATCTACCTCGCTCTGCCCGACCGCTTCAGCAACGGCAACACCGGCAACGACAGCGCCGGCCAACCCAACTGCTTTGACCGCGCCAGCGCCACCAAATTCCACGGCGGCGACCTCCAGGGCCTGCGCAGCAAACTCGGCTACCTCCGCGACCTCGGCGCCACCACCCTCTGGCTCACGCCCGTCTACAAACAAGTCGGCCTCGTCAACGGCAACAGCTGCGGCTACCACGGCTACTGGCCGGATTACACCAACCCCAACGACACCGCCATCGAACCCAAACTCGGCACGGCCAGCGACCTGACCGGCCTTATCAGCGACCTGCACGCCGGCGGGCAGAAATTCATGATGGACATGGTCGCCAACCACGCCGGGTACGGCGCGCGCATCGTCACGCAGCAACCCGGCTGGTTCCACAACAACTGCACCGGCGACGACGTCAACTGTCCTCTGGCGGGCCTGCCGGACTTCCGGCAGGAGGACAGCGCCGTCGCCGCGTACCTCACCGGCCTCAGCCAGGCCTGGACAAGCGCCTACGCCATCGACGGCATCCGCATGGACACCGCCAAACACGTCCCCCTGAACTACTGGCAGACCAGCTGGGTGCCCGGCGTGCTCCAGACCCGCCCGAACACCTTCCTGCTCGCCGAGGCGTTCCTCGACGGCAGCGCCAGCCAACTGCGCCCCTTCCTCGACGCCGGCTTCGACAGCACCTTCGCGTTCCCCACCCGCAGCGCCCTCGTCAGCAGCGTCGCCAGGAACGGCAGCCTCGACCTGCTCGCCGGGAAGGTGCAGGACACCCTCGGCACGCTCGGCCTGAACCGCGCGCTGCTGCAGGTGAACCTCCTCGACAACCACGACGTGCAGCGCTTCCTGAACGAACCCGGCTACGGCGTCCCCGAAACGGACATCCGCGCGCGCTACAGCCTCGCCCTCACCGCCCTGATGACGATCCCCGGCATTCCCCAGCTGTACTACGGCGACGAACTCGGCATGTACGGCGGCAACGACCCCGACAACCGCCGCGACATGCCCGCCTGGGCCTGGACGGACGCCGGGCGCGCCACCGCGCAGAGCGGCTACCTTGCCGGCGGCGGCACGCCCAAAACCACCTACGACCTCACCAAGCAACTCATCGGCATCCGCACCGGCAACGAGGCCCTCTGGAAGGGCGGATACGCGGAACTGTGGCGCCCTAACGGCGGGCAGAACGCCCTGGCCTTCTACCGCAGCAGCGGCGCGAGTCGCATGGTCGTCGTCCTGAACCTCAGCGACACGACCGCGAACCTCCCCCTTGACCTCCAGGGGAACGGCGGCATCAGCAGCACCGACAAGACGTACCTCGTGAACGGCAGGACCTTCACGGACCTGCTCGGCCGCGGCGCGCCCGCCACCACCACCGTCAGCGGCGGGAAGCTGAACGTCAGCGTCCCCGCGCGCACCGCCGCCATCTACCGCGCGAACTGA
- a CDS encoding glycerate-2-kinase family protein: MPPRAALLAALNAGVRAAAPSDALARHLPPRPRGRVLALALGKASVPMARALHAAWGAPDAGLIITPHGTGAAIPGFRVMEAAHPVPDAHSEAAGGAALRLAAHAGAGETLVVLLSGGGSALACAPLGVTLAEKAETTRALLACGAGIHDVNTVRRHLSALKGGGVLRAAHPQARVVTYALSDVVGDDPATIAGGPTVPPPTAPGDALTVLDRYGLALPRARGAARPRGAAPPQPERRVPRDRQWPPRTRRRRARPRGRRVRRARLA, translated from the coding sequence ATGCCCCCGCGCGCCGCGCTGCTCGCCGCCCTGAACGCCGGCGTGCGCGCCGCCGCGCCCAGCGACGCCCTCGCGCGTCACCTCCCGCCGCGCCCGCGTGGCCGCGTGCTGGCCCTCGCGCTCGGCAAGGCGAGCGTACCGATGGCGCGCGCGCTGCACGCCGCCTGGGGCGCGCCCGACGCAGGCCTGATCATCACGCCGCACGGCACCGGCGCAGCCATTCCCGGTTTCCGGGTGATGGAGGCCGCGCACCCCGTCCCGGACGCGCACAGTGAAGCGGCGGGCGGCGCCGCCCTGCGCCTCGCGGCGCACGCCGGGGCGGGGGAGACGCTGGTGGTCCTGCTGTCCGGCGGCGGCAGTGCCCTCGCGTGCGCGCCGCTCGGCGTGACCCTCGCCGAGAAAGCCGAAACGACCCGCGCGCTGCTCGCATGCGGCGCGGGCATCCACGACGTCAACACCGTGCGCCGCCACCTGTCCGCCCTCAAGGGCGGCGGGGTTCTGCGCGCCGCGCACCCGCAGGCGCGGGTCGTCACGTACGCCCTGTCCGACGTGGTCGGTGATGACCCCGCCACCATCGCTGGCGGACCGACCGTGCCGCCCCCCACGGCGCCCGGCGACGCCCTCACGGTCCTCGACCGGTACGGGCTGGCCTTGCCACGCGCGCGCGGTGCTGCACGCCCCCGCGGCGCTGCTCCCCCCCAGCCGGAACGCCGCGTACCACGTGATCGGCAGTGGCCGCCTCGCACTCGACGCCGCCGCGCGCGCCCTCGAGGACGCCGGGTACGCCGCGCGCGTCTGGCGTGA
- a CDS encoding redoxin domain-containing protein, with amino-acid sequence MSLLGQSAPDFTLPSTLGEPITLSSYRGQKHVVLVFYPLDFSPVCSMQLPEYSGRQDDFADADTVVLGVNRDSVYTHQAWAAEYGIDVPLLADLNLAVARAYGVALDERGISGRAVFLIDKGGVVQFEHVEEKTGDYTVRPADVLDRVATLR; translated from the coding sequence ATGAGCCTGCTCGGTCAAAGCGCCCCGGATTTCACGCTGCCGTCCACCCTCGGCGAACCCATCACGCTGTCCAGTTACCGCGGGCAGAAGCACGTGGTGCTGGTGTTCTACCCGCTGGATTTCAGCCCGGTGTGCAGCATGCAGCTGCCGGAGTACAGCGGCCGTCAGGATGATTTCGCGGATGCGGACACGGTGGTGCTGGGCGTGAACCGGGACAGCGTGTATACGCATCAGGCGTGGGCGGCGGAGTACGGCATTGACGTGCCGCTGCTGGCGGACTTGAACCTGGCGGTGGCGCGCGCGTATGGCGTGGCGCTGGATGAGCGGGGCATCAGTGGCCGCGCGGTGTTCCTGATCGATAAGGGCGGCGTGGTGCAGTTCGAGCATGTGGAGGAGAAGACGGGGGATTACACGGTGCGTCCGGCGGACGTGCTGGACCGCGTGGCGACGCTGCGCTGA
- a CDS encoding phosphotransferase, producing MLPDALQVFLNRAAPGAHPHCEHAWPHGLSRAWQLHTPDGPLFLKTHRKAAHYARERHALQHWAPALGARSTQLVAHDDDAQALLLTAAPGTLALHAPLTAAQERTLHAQAGAHLACLHAQPLAPAEHFEYRAYLQGQWPTVRDRALTHGTLGAPTLAWVDTQVDGALRSGPWPVAPAHRDYTARNWVVDVRPDGTVRTTIIDYGGARPHPPVLDLERPHAEVCPPARTSAPPS from the coding sequence ATGCTGCCCGACGCCCTGCAGGTCTTCCTGAACCGCGCCGCCCCCGGCGCGCACCCGCATTGCGAACACGCCTGGCCGCACGGACTGAGCCGCGCGTGGCAGCTGCACACCCCCGACGGGCCGCTGTTCCTGAAAACGCACCGCAAGGCCGCCCACTACGCCCGCGAACGGCACGCGCTGCAGCACTGGGCGCCCGCGCTCGGCGCGCGCAGCACGCAACTCGTCGCGCACGACGACGACGCGCAGGCGCTGCTGCTCACCGCCGCGCCCGGCACCCTCGCCCTGCACGCCCCCCTGACAGCCGCGCAGGAACGCACCCTGCACGCTCAGGCGGGCGCGCACCTCGCGTGCCTCCACGCCCAGCCGCTCGCCCCCGCCGAGCACTTCGAGTACCGCGCGTACCTGCAAGGTCAATGGCCGACGGTCCGGGACCGCGCCCTCACCCACGGCACGCTCGGCGCGCCCACGCTCGCATGGGTGGACACGCAGGTGGACGGCGCCCTCCGCAGCGGACCGTGGCCGGTCGCGCCCGCCCACCGCGACTACACCGCCCGAAACTGGGTCGTGGACGTCCGCCCGGACGGCACCGTCCGCACCACCATCATCGATTACGGCGGCGCCCGCCCACACCCGCCGGTCCTCGATCTGGAACGCCCGCACGCGGAGGTGTGCCCACCCGCCCGGACCTCCGCGCCGCCTTCCTGA
- the ypfJ gene encoding KPN_02809 family neutral zinc metallopeptidase yields the protein MDWEKMRESANVNDIRGGGGGLPGGGIAVGGGAAILFAIISLLFGGNPGDVLSQLGNGQSQPRAGTGANDDARRFASKVLGSTEDAWGSIFQKAGRTYDPPRLTLFSGGVNTACGGASSAVGPFYCPADQNVYLDTTFFDELANRFGAGGDFAQAYVIAHEVGHHVQNLLGISDRVEQAQRRAGRAQANALSVRLELQADCFAGIWGRNAAANREYNITQQDVQEAVTAAEAIGDDTLSQGRATPDSFTHGTSAQRERWFLRGFQTGNVDQCDTFNAPQL from the coding sequence ATGGACTGGGAGAAAATGCGCGAAAGCGCCAACGTCAACGACATCCGCGGCGGCGGGGGTGGCCTGCCCGGCGGCGGCATCGCCGTCGGCGGCGGCGCCGCCATCCTGTTCGCCATCATCAGCCTGCTGTTCGGCGGCAACCCCGGCGACGTCCTCAGCCAGCTCGGCAACGGACAGAGCCAGCCCCGCGCCGGCACAGGCGCCAACGACGACGCCCGCCGCTTCGCCAGCAAAGTCCTCGGCAGCACCGAAGACGCCTGGGGCAGCATCTTCCAGAAGGCCGGACGCACCTACGACCCACCGCGCCTCACGCTGTTCAGCGGCGGCGTCAATACCGCCTGCGGCGGCGCCAGCAGCGCCGTCGGGCCCTTCTACTGCCCCGCCGACCAGAACGTCTACCTCGACACCACCTTCTTCGACGAACTGGCCAACCGTTTCGGCGCCGGCGGCGACTTCGCGCAGGCGTACGTCATCGCCCACGAAGTCGGCCACCACGTCCAGAACCTCCTCGGCATCAGCGACCGCGTCGAGCAGGCGCAGCGCCGCGCCGGCCGCGCCCAGGCGAACGCCCTGAGCGTCCGCCTCGAACTCCAGGCGGACTGCTTCGCCGGCATCTGGGGCCGCAACGCCGCCGCCAACCGCGAATACAACATCACCCAGCAGGACGTGCAGGAAGCCGTCACCGCCGCCGAAGCCATCGGCGACGACACCCTCTCGCAGGGCCGCGCCACCCCCGACAGCTTCACGCACGGCACCAGCGCCCAACGCGAACGCTGGTTCCTGCGCGGCTTCCAGACCGGCAACGTCGACCAGTGCGACACCTTCAACGCCCCGCAACTCTGA
- a CDS encoding YgfZ/GcvT domain-containing protein, with the protein MWTRIPSSALRLTGADRVDFVQGQMTNHLKAAPTPGMVPCAFLNVRGQVEFFARAYKRADDVYLHLAEGDAPALAARLRRYIIFDQVDVQDVTEQLGTAHVWPGAALPGWDAAGADVQSFELGGGTVLAARVNRVGAVGVDVHYLRAHEAAVLAALGEEVPGAALERARLEAGVPDVPADEWRGVLPQEVGLDFAISYRKGCYVGQEIMARLEARGNTRYRLARLTGEGLPAHADVTDAAGKVVGRTGASTGAVTLARLRKEFADGADVQVGGVSARVEDLTPAQPG; encoded by the coding sequence ATGTGGACCCGGATTCCTTCCAGTGCGCTGCGTCTGACGGGCGCGGACCGCGTGGATTTCGTGCAGGGGCAGATGACGAACCACCTGAAGGCCGCGCCGACGCCCGGCATGGTGCCGTGCGCGTTCCTGAACGTGCGCGGGCAGGTGGAGTTCTTCGCGCGCGCGTACAAGCGCGCGGACGACGTGTACCTGCATCTCGCGGAGGGCGACGCGCCGGCGCTGGCGGCGCGTCTGCGGCGGTACATCATCTTCGATCAGGTGGACGTGCAGGACGTGACCGAGCAGCTTGGGACGGCCCACGTGTGGCCGGGCGCGGCGCTGCCCGGCTGGGACGCGGCAGGCGCGGACGTGCAGAGCTTCGAGCTGGGCGGTGGGACGGTGCTGGCGGCGCGCGTGAACCGCGTGGGCGCTGTGGGCGTGGACGTGCATTACCTGCGGGCGCATGAGGCGGCGGTGCTCGCCGCGCTCGGCGAGGAGGTGCCGGGCGCGGCGCTGGAGCGGGCGCGCCTGGAGGCGGGCGTACCGGACGTCCCGGCGGACGAGTGGCGCGGGGTGCTGCCGCAGGAGGTGGGGCTGGACTTCGCCATCAGTTACCGCAAGGGCTGTTACGTGGGGCAGGAAATCATGGCGCGCCTGGAGGCGCGCGGGAACACCCGGTACCGCCTGGCGCGCCTGACCGGCGAGGGCCTGCCGGCGCACGCGGACGTGACGGACGCCGCCGGGAAGGTCGTGGGGCGCACGGGAGCCAGCACGGGCGCGGTGACGCTCGCGCGCCTGCGTAAGGAGTTCGCGGACGGCGCGGACGTGCAGGTGGGCGGCGTGTCGGCGCGCGTGGAGGACCTGACGCCCGCGCAGCCCGGATGA